A stretch of DNA from Candidatus Cloacimonadota bacterium:
GCAAAACCCTGACCGGTTTGCAAGTCAGGCGCTGTAGACACACTGTCATAAATTACAGTAAGGTGAACATCATTACCTTTGTGAGAACCTACGCCTAATTGGAAATTATTTGACTTCATCATCAAACCAAACCTCATTTAAATCCCCCTTCGAAACAACGAAGGGGGATTTTGTTACAGTTATGCTGTTTTAACAGTTAATTCTTTTGCATGATGTATTATGCACCATAAACCAAAAATACTTAACAGGACACCGGAGATGATGAAGTTTTCCGGGGTCATAAGATGAACCACCATGCTGCTGAATAAATAACTCAACCCGCATAAAAACAGCCATAACCCTATGATGCCTGTTGCTGCAGCCTGCCACAATTTGTAAGAGCGGAAGCAGCACACCCCAGCTAAAAATCCCACAATCATCATATTAATCGGACTTTGAAAAGAAGAAAAAACTCCGGAAAGTACTAACCACAGCCCAAGCACTAATTTAATTCTACCGTGCCACATGACTATCTCCTTTTTCCTTTATTTTGACAGAGCTATTGTGAGAATATTTCCTTTTTCGATTTATTCCATTCATTTGAGAATCAGTTCTTCTCACACCATCTCTTAAATCATACAGTTAGATATAAATAGTTTTTCCGATTTATTCCTTTTTTAATAATTTGGTTACCAATTTCTGAAAATCTTTTTGACCGATTATTTTTTCAAGATCTTTTTCTACCTCTCCGCCATCGGCAAGAGTTGTTCCAAGGTTAAGAGGAAGATTGCTCCTGAAAGATTTAGCAAGCTGAATCTTTACTAATTCCACCTTTTCTAAGTAGTTCTTTAAACTTTGCAGATTCCCACACATCTGCTTTACATCCTCTTGAATATTTTTTCTTTGCATTTTAAAAAGATAACAATTTTCATTTATTATTTGTTTTATACTGTTCAGGAGAAAAGGCGGATTTATTTCAATCACTTTTCCTTCTACCGGGGAATGCAGTGGAAAGGTTTTGCCTTTCCGAATAATCCAGGCAATCAGTTGACCCGACCGATATACTTCCCCCATTTCCGGTAGAATGATACGATCGACAGGCTGCAGGATTTTAATCAGTAGTTCATCAATACCCACTTGCACGGTATCGTCCGATTCAGATTTAAACCAAAAGTGTGAAGGATGATAACAGCGGTCTAAGTGAATTTTACAATTTGACAACAGGGTGAAGAGGTACTGATTCACCAATTTCTGTGCGACAGATTCATTTTCCGTTTCTTTAATATTTGAATATTTGTTTACTGATGATTCATTTCGTTTATCATAAGGAAGCATTCCTCGCATAATTCTATCAAATTCGCAGGTTTCACAATTAAAATTGCGATCACACAGTTTATAATTGACAACTCCTGCCAGCATCCATATACACTTCAAATCCTTTCTATTTTCTGTCGTTGAAGTTTTCATTTTTCTATCACTTCCTTAAAAAAAGTGTTATTTAGCTAATTTTTCTTTTTCAAGGACT
This window harbors:
- a CDS encoding glycine cleavage system protein H encodes the protein MKTSTTENRKDLKCIWMLAGVVNYKLCDRNFNCETCEFDRIMRGMLPYDKRNESSVNKYSNIKETENESVAQKLVNQYLFTLLSNCKIHLDRCYHPSHFWFKSESDDTVQVGIDELLIKILQPVDRIILPEMGEVYRSGQLIAWIIRKGKTFPLHSPVEGKVIEINPPFLLNSIKQIINENCYLFKMQRKNIQEDVKQMCGNLQSLKNYLEKVELVKIQLAKSFRSNLPLNLGTTLADGGEVEKDLEKIIGQKDFQKLVTKLLKKE